The Macaca nemestrina isolate mMacNem1 chromosome 1, mMacNem.hap1, whole genome shotgun sequence genome contains the following window.
GCTCAGTTCGCACACAAAACAGCACCCAGCCCTGTCCCTTGCCACCTCTACCCAGTCCTGGGCAGTTCCCTGTTGAGGGAACTGGCTCAAAGCTGGCTACATGAAAGTctgaaaagagaatgagaaggagGTGGCGCAAGAGCCTGGACGCACGTGTGGGAGGCCGTTTTGTGCAGCGCCATTGTGCTCCCCGGGCGGGCACGTGCTCGCGCTCCGTGGCTCTGTTGGTGCCCAGTGTGCAGGGGTGTGCTGGTGGCCCTGTGGCAACCCATGCCAACTGCGGAGAAGTAACCGGCACCATACACCCCCCCAACACAAAACtggtcatttatttttgttgttgtcattgttattaGGAGGCAAAAAAATGTACAGTTACAAGAATCATTTTCCAAACAGAGGTTAAATATGAGCTGAAAAGtgtaaaaaaggaagaggaacatcacttTACAAATcattaaattaaacaaataaacaaacagaaccCAAAGAACCAACCCCCCATGCTGAGTTCTCTCCTTGTGCAACTCTGCAAAATGAGAACAGAAAATGAAGTGGGCCGTGGAGGTGGGGGCCCTGGGGAGGGGCGGGAGCTGGGagccaggagcaggcaggagggGGCTGCTGGGGCATGGATGCTGGCTTTCTGCCCCGTGCACCTGGTGGTTTCTGGTACCTGGTCGTACCTGGTGGCTCTACCCAGGCTGGGGACTGAGGGGAGGGGCCCCCGGAGGCCCTTGCTAGCCTGTGGGGTTCAAGCACTGCCAGGACAAGCCAGACTGGGCGGTGGAAACACACGGGACAGGGGGGCGGCCACCAGTGCCCAGGCTGGTACCTGCCGCAGGTGCCAGTCTCCACCTCTCCTGATCTGAACTTGCCCCAAGTCCACCTGcgtctccctccttttctccagACTCTGCCCCCTCCCAGGTCCTGAAAGGGATGCCCTGCAGCATCAAATGGTTGATTTTAGTCTttgcttaaattaaaaaattaaaatatatatacatatatatactgtaCACACAGGACGATAACAGAGAGTGTTGAAAAGGGAGGTGCAGGAGTGGGCCGGGCAAAAGCCAGGGGCGGGGGCTGTGGCCCAGGGTTgttgggagggaggcagggctgggtgaTGGGACAAAGGCAGCGGGGAAGGGTGAGAAGTTAGGGGACCAGAATGGGGGGCAatgtattttacaataaaaacagGAGTTCAAACCTCAGCAGAACAGGACTCTGGGGTCCCCAGAGGGCCCTCCTCACACTGGGTGAGGAGGGGTGGGCTTAGGGGGACGACGGGGGTGGGCGGGGAGCTCGGCTTCAGGTTTAGATGACGACGGTCCCTGGTCTGAGGGAGAAGGGCTGGAGTCTCAGCTTCTCCGTGACTTTGAGTGTTGAATAAGCCACTGTAGGGTGATGTCTGAGAGGCGAAAAGAGAACAGCTTATAAGGCCTGCAAGTGCTGGCCATGCTGGGGCAGCAGAGGCCTAAGAAACCAAACCTAAGGGTATCACAAGTCCAGAGGTGCCAGGAGGGATGGcgcacacctggagtcccagctacgtgggatgctcaggtgggaggattgctggaacccaggagtggagttggaggctgcagtgagctatgatcactccacggaactccagcctgggtgacagagcgagacactttctcaaaaacaaacaaacaagaagtcCAGAGCTGGCAAGCGCCACACGGCCCTGAACAAGTAGTAGCGGAATCCAGGTGCTGGGAAAGAGACAGAGCCGCAGCATGTCAGAGCCAGCAGGGACCTGAGAATCACGGGGTCCAGCCCTGGAATCTTAGAAGTGAGGCGGTGAAGCCCAGAGCAGGGATCGATTTCAACCCCAAGATCATACAACCACTTGGGGACGAGCTGGGACAGTGCCCAGAATCTGGGCCGCCCGGCTGCCTTTTCTACCCAAGAGCCACAGAGCTTTGGACTTAAAGTTGTGGAGCGAGAACCTTTGAGAGCCACTAAAACACCCAGAAatgcctctcccctctcctcccctttccccaaTCCTACGCACCAATGTTGTCCTTTTCTTTGCAGGAGATGGAGTAGCAGCAGATCTCTCGGTCCTGGATGGCAGACAGATTCCTGGGGGAAACCAGAGTAGAGTCCACTGAGGCTACGCACATCCAGGGGGCCTGGGACTAGGGGACAGCAGGGCCTTTTTCTTAAGAGGCTACAATGGGGAGGGTGAGGTGCCTGAAAAGGTGGGCTCTGCTGCCACCGTGTGGCTAATACTAAGAACAGCAGCAAGCCTAGGCTGTTGGACTGGTGGCTGGGGAATTGGGAGAGCAGAAAGTAATATAAAGAGCCACCCAACTCACATTTTCTCAATCAGCTCCTTCTCATCCAATGCTCCCGGAAGGTCTCGCTTGTTACCCAGGACTAAGACCTATGGAGAAGCGAGGGTGAGGATGAGGTCTAGGGCAGCTGTGCCCAGGTTGTCTGGGTGGTGAGCTGGCCTCCTGGGTCCCGTTTCCTCTCTGCGCCCCTACTATGCCTGGCTTTTACCTGCCCCCAGTGACTTCCCAGCCGAGCTCCCTCCCCATCCCGCTCCCACAGGTCTGCTGACCGGGATGCCCTGCAGCTGAGGTTTGTCCAGTAGGTTGTGGAGCTCGTTCTTAGAGGCCTCAATCTTCTCCTGGTCAGCAGCATCCACCATGTACCTGGGGAAAAGGGCAGGGTGGGGACAAGCATGTTGACACCACAGGCTGGGGTGGTGCAAGGAAGAGAAGGAGCTGCTGCTTGGAGGCCAAAGCATCTGTTGCAGCTTGGTCACTTCAGGATCCATGGGCTACCTGGCCTGGCTCAAGGCAGGTGCTCTTCGGATGTTTTCTGAGTCTATGGGAGTGAACAGCTGCGGGGAATCCTGGGGCCTGCCATTAGCCTCCAAGTGCTACTCTGGGGAAGCCATTACTCATGTGGAAAAGCATGGGCCCTCTGGAATTAGCTGTAAGACCCTCTCAAAGTGACCCACTTATGTTTTCATGGAAAGACTAAATAAGGTTAGagtgaaaaaagcaaaggaaacctTAGAAGATTTCTTTTAGCAAGATACTttttgttatcaggttaaaaagCAACCTATTGTTTATTCTAAACAACTATTGTTTGggcatatatatgtaatacattttattattattattaatatcatttttgagatggagtctcactctgttgccaggctggagtgcagtggtgcaatctcagctcactgccacctccgcctgccaggttcaagcgattctcctgcctcaacctcctaagtagctgggactacaggagcatgccgccacgcatggctaattttttctattttcagtggagatggggtttcaccatgttagccaggatggcctcgatctcctgactttgtgatccacccgccttgggctcccaaagtgctgggattacaggtgtgagccaccgcacccggcctattagtttttgagacagggtctcactctgtcatccagggtggagtgcagtggtgcaattacagctcattgcagcctcagcttcccggactcaagagatcctcccgcctcagtcgtctgagtaggtgggactacaggtgcgtgccaccaggctcagctaatttttgtacttttgtagatatagggttgcgccatgttacccaggttggttttgaacttctgatctcaagtgatctgcctgccttggcctcccactgtgccctgccatttttcaatgtttaaaatttattttattttatttttttaaagacaggatcttgctatgttgcctaggctggccaactcctgggctcaagcaatcttcctgccttagcctcccaagtagctgggattacaggtgtgtggcaccatgctcagccagaaaaacattatttttaaaaagcaagagagGGCTGGGCGCAGCGGTTTATGCAtgtaatttgggaggccgagatgggcagatcacctgaggtcgggagttcgagaccagcctaaccaacatggagaaaccccgtctctatgaaaaacacaaaattagctaggcgtgatggagtatgcctgtaatcccagctactcaggaggctgaggcaggagaattgcttgaacctgggaggcaggaggttgcagtgagccaagatcacgccattgcactccagcctgggcaacaagagcaaaactccatctcaaaaaaaaaaaaaaaaaaaaagaatcatttaaaTCACACAAAATTCAAGACAGTGGTGACTtgggttgaggggagggagacagtTAATGAAGAGAACGCACAGGTGTCTGTTTCTTAGATTGGGTAGTGAGCGCTCAGGGCATTTATCCAATAAGAAACGAGCAGCATGCAAAATAAAGGCAGGCCACGGACCGACACTGTGTCATGAACTGAGGATTATGTCTAATACAACCCTGCGCCTCTGAGGTCCTCGAAGGTAGCAGGGCTAGGGGAGCCAGGTAAGGCTGGAGTCTGGGGATGCCCCCCGTGTACTTACACGATGGCGCTCACTCCTCGGCAGTAGCGCTCCCACATGCTGCGGAAACGCGGCTGTCCCCCAATGTCCCAGAGCTGAGCAAGAAGAGGGTGAGATAGCCTCAGTAGTGGGCAGGCCACCAAAATGGTCTCAAATGCCCCCTCCTACCCTGCCCTActctcctctgcctccccggctTTCTCTCCAGTTCTCCCCCCTCTCCACCCACCTCTCCGTCTACCTTAGAAGTCTTCTACCGTCTTTTCCCAGCTCCTCAGCAGGGGGACCCTGGCCTCTGCCCCACTTGAGCTCGCTCCTCCCAGGGGCCTCCATTgccctccccaacacacacacacagagtcctcTGCACCCCCTAACTTCCGAGCCCTCACCTTGATAGTCACATTCCCTTTGGTGATTTTGCGCATGTTGAAACCCACGGTGGGGATCATGTCCTCGTTGAACTGTCCTGACTGGAAAGAAGACTCAGAATGGGAAACGGTGCAAAAATCGACATGTCCTGGCCACAGACCAAGAGGCTGCAAGAACCATGCAGAGGCCAGGCCAGAGCGTCCTAGGCTTCCCACCGTGGGGTACTCTTGCATGTCCCGTGCTTTTAGGCAGGATGGGCTCTCACCAACCTATGTGTCCCGCCTACACTCGGGGATGCCCTGTGAAGAGACCCACTTTtatcagtctctctctctctgcctagaCTAGGGGAAAATTCTTCCTCAAGTCTAACCTACATCTCTCTGTAGTAACTGATGCTACTTTCTCTCCagtggagaggaggaagaaattaCCTCCCAGGAAGAGAACTTGAGGCAAGTCATGTTCTAACAGTTAAGGAGGATCTCAAGAAAGCAGACGCATTTTCCAACCAAAAAAGTCAAACTTTTTGGGGCAGAGTATATTGGTCTTCCTGAAAATGCAGCGCACGCCAAGCAATTTCGGGATTATCCGTGGTTGGGTTTATTTGTACTGTACTCCAGTTGTTGGGAAGGATAACCGACACTCTATATTGTCTGCTTACTGATGTATGTGTCTCCTCACTAGAAGGAACACTTCCTGGGAGAGGACCCCCAttagtaaatgtttgctgaatactGGGGGGTTGACTGTAATTCCATTTTCCAAAATCCATTCTGTATTGTCTCTAAGATTTCTGGATTCTTCTAAACCACTTGCAAGCTTCAAATAAGGCCAGACCCAACTCCCTCTCAGGTCATATCTCCATGTTCACGGGTAGGACACTTCTGCTTATCCCCTGGGCTAAAGAGATGGGgctcagccgggtgcagtggctcacacctgtaatcccagcactttgggagactgagggagtggatcacgaagtcaggagttcgagaccagcatggccaacatggtgaaaccccgtctctactaaaaatacaaaaaaattagctgggcgtggtggcacgtgcctgtaatcccagctacctgggaggctgaggtgggagaatcacttgaacccaggaggcagaggttgcagtgagctgagatcatgccattgcactctagcctgggtgacagagcaagactctggctcaagaaaaaaaaaaaaaaagagatggggctCACTCAACTTTGAACCTGAGGGTGATAGccctgttccttttctttttttttttgagacagtctcactctatcgcctaggctggagtgcaatgatgcaatctcagctcactgcagcctctgccttctgggctcaagcgagtctcctgcctcagcctccccggtagctgagaccacaggcatgtaccactacacccagctaatttttgtatttttagtagagacagggtttcaccacattggccaggatagtcttgaactcctgacctcaagtgacccacctacctgggcctcccaaagtgctgggattacaggggtgagccacagtgcccagtcaAGCCCTGTTCCTTTACCAATGCCCTTTTCTCCCACCAGCTGGCAGGAATAATTTGCCTTGGGTTACATGAAGAAATCAGGGGCCCTGACCATTAGCCAAGATGTAGATGATTGGCTCTTATTTCATGCCTCCAAGTCCACATGAAGACCCCTGATAAGAGTGCTTCgattcctcccccaccccctcttttttttttttttttgagacggagtctcactctctcgcccaggcaggagtgcagtggcggatctcagctcaccatagcctctgcctcctgggttcaagcagtcctgcctcagcctcctgagtagctgcaactacaggtgcgcaccaccacgcctggctaatttttttttttttttttaaatttttagtagatacagggtttcaccatgttggccaggatggtctcgatctcctgacctcatgatctgcccgcctcggcctcccacagtgctgggattataggcgtgagccactgcgcccggcccgattCCCTTTTATCTGCAGGAACCACCCATTCGTCAGGGCCCTAGGATGATGTAAGAACGGAGTACCCAGGACTGACACCCAATGACAAGGTCCAGCAGTGGTTTCCAACCTGAGGCCCACAGTTGGGCTTCAGAGATCCCCTGAACCCCCTGAAATTGTAcaccatctgtgtgtgtgtgtgcaaagtTTTGTTTGTATGTACATTTTTCTGGAGAAAGGGTCTCTAACTCCTCTCAGATATCAAAAAGGTCTGAGAGCCCCAAAGGTAGGAATCACTGAGGAAGAGGAAATGGCTTCTTCTGGCTAAGCAGGGAGAATTAAGTATGCTGAAATTACCCAAACCCCAGCAGCATGCTGCAGTCTACCCCATCCCCATCCACAGAGTCTGAGGAAGGAGGCCCAGTTCTTGTTTATCTCTCATCCCAGGAGTGCTTGGATAAGAAACTTGAACTTCTCTGGATCTCAGGGTTTCTGAATGTAAAATTGGGGAGAAGGGTTTCGGTCTCTTAGGAACTGTAAATAAGACTCACAACGTGCTTCGAAATGGTTTCTATATAGCATGGAAAACCATCACTGCTCTTTGACAACTAGAAGATCCACAGGCTACCAAGTAAATGAGAAGCCCAGCCTGGCAGAATGTGACCTTGGCAGAGAGGGATGCTAGAAGGGCCTTCAAGGAGCCAGGCTCCCCAGCACCAGTAGGTCCTATTCAGCTGTGAATTGGAGATAAGGTGGAATCAGATTATGACTTAATTTTGCTGCGAATGCCTCCCTGTCTCATAGCTCTTTATTTAAGGTTGGAACTAACCTGAAGTCATGCAGCCCAATCTCTTGTCTCAGACTTCAATCCCTTCTGCCCCATCCCCTCTTGGGTCAGTTCCAACTATCAGAAAGTTGTTTATATTGAGTTAAAAatctggctggacatggtggctcatacctgtaatcccagcactttgggatgctgaggcgggcagatcacctgaggtcaggagtttgagaccagcctggccaacatgacaaaaccccatctctactaaaaatacaaaaattagccaggcgtggtggtgtatgcctgtaatcccagctacttgggagactgagacaggagaattgcttgagcctgggaggtggaggttgcagtgagccgagtttgcaccactgtactcccagcctgggcgatagagtgagactctgtctcaaaaaaaaaaaaaaaaaaagaaaaggagaaaaaaaaaatctatcattcCTAGAATGTCCACCCATTGTTCCTAAGTCCCCTTGGGCACTCCAAGACTAGTTAATCCATAGGACAGTCTTTGACACTTTTATTGAAAATGTGTTTCCTAGGGCAAAACACCTCCCACTTTTGTAGCATCACAACTTTTTCAGAACTCAAAGGATGTTTTAGGTTCTTTGttttcggcctcccaaattgctgggattacaggcgtaagccaccactcccggccgaTGTTTTAGGTTCGTAGAAGCATCGTATATAATTTCTTTCCAGCTCATATTAACCTGCTGAGCAGCTAGACACACTAAACTCAATTTCTATTTACAGCTAGACCTCATAGGGTGAGTAGAAAAAACCCAATGCCAAAAGATCTGAGACAAACAGAGGCCAAATGAACAGGCAAAGGTAATTCAGAAATCCAGTGGTAGGCACAGGAACAGAGCACAGGGCTCCCAACTCTTTGTTTCTTACTGGAAGACACTCAACTGTGATTATACACGGGGTGGGCAGAAATGCCAGTGTGGTAGCCCCAGAGGAGCTAAAAATGCTGGAGTGACCAGGACACTGGAATTCCAACTGCAGCCCACACGGGGTGGTTTTCCTTGGGAAGCCTCTTTAAAGAAGGGAATTTAGCTTGCCTGCTCTTTTAGATGTGGCAGCGGAAGTGGCAAATTTAAGATAAAAAAGGGGACCATGTGGGCTGGAGATGGGGGACTTTTCCTGTACATCACAGAAACTCTTGACCCTGGCATGGGAATTTGGGACTCTTGGGTTCTGTTTCTGGTCTGCTATAGTCTCCAACTCTCTGGATACGATGCTGGTCTAGAGGGGGCCCTCCTGTCAAAGGCTCAACTGCAGACCCAGAAACCGAACCCACCTGGGTACCTGTAGATCCCTGTCGCAGAGCACAGCTGTAGTAACACCCTGGGGAATGAGGAGATACCTAGGCCCAGCTGCATTTCTCACACCTAAACGCCTAGAAGCCAAGCCACCTAGGCCTGCAGAGTCAGGTCAGAGTCCAGGTGTTGTGTGCCTGCTCTGGGAATCCAAGAGCCTAAGTCAATGCCAACTTTAACCAGAGGGTCTCTGACCCAAAGGGCAGAGCCTAGGCAGACAGAGCCCAGGGGCATTAGCTCCGAAAATTACTGTGTCAAAACCGCAGCATTGGCCTGAAGATCTTGCCCTGTCAGATCAGGAGACAGGAGACAGGAGACACTGGGTCGAGGAAGGGCAGAGGTCATTTGCAGAGCATGTTTGGGAAAGGAAGCCAGTGTTCAATCAGGGTGCCCGCCCCTTGAGCCTTCCATCTGCCTTCATGCCTCAGGTCCAATGAAGTGACATCCCCTGCCTTCTGGGATGCTGAGAACTGTCTGGGAGGCCCATCTTCTGCAAGGCAGGGCAACAACATGACAGGTGGAGGTACCTAGGCTGGCTGGACACATTCCTCTGCTGACCTATCTCATCAGCATCTTTGGTCACTTTCTGGCCAACTCACAGTTGTTGGAAACCTCAGCTTTGGGACTGGGGCCAGGTCCCTGGACAACCCCAGTCCCTGTCCCACACTTCCTCGACCCACAAGCCCTGTCTAGCCTAGCTCTGACAGGCAGGCCGCAGCcattactgcagcctcagctcacACCCATGGAGCTCATCTTCCcctttttttgagagagatttTAACTCCTTCCCCACCACTCCCCTGGCACTGAAAGACTTACAATCACCCACTTCAGTGTTGACTACCCAAAGCCCTTAGAGCCACTCTCCCAAGGCCCCAGCGGGCAGTGCCCCTGCACCTCATCCTCTCTTGTCGGGAGCACCTCCTCCTGCAACTTCTGAGCCAGACGGAGTCTCCAAACTCCGGTTACCATGCCATCCTCCCTGGACCCCCAGCTAGACACTGCGGGTCGGGGAGAGGTTGGGGAGGAGTCTGGGCTTGAGCCAAGGGCCTCAGCTGAGTTCTCTACCCCCGGGGGATACCTCCCCTCCCCCTCAATAGGGCCGGGGCTTCCTGTTCCGGCAAAGAGGGGTTAAGCCCTCTGGGTGGGGCTGGGCTTGCTCAGACCCCCGCCCCAAGCCTGTCGGCCGTCCTGTCCCGTGACCCTCTACCCGCGGGACAGGAAGGCCCGGGCACTTTCGCTCCGTCATGCCCCCTTGCGCGGGGCCAGAGGGGGCCCGTCTCAGCCGGCAGCTGGTCCCTCCTGCCTCGAGAGCCCCTCGGTGCCGCCTGCCCCGTGGCACCGGCCCTGTCTGTTAGTCCCCCTTCCCTTGCCCCCAGCCGTGCAGTACCGGCC
Protein-coding sequences here:
- the LOC105484735 gene encoding ADP-ribosylation factor-like protein 8A — translated: MIALFNKLLDWFKALFWKEEMELTLVGLQYSGKTTFVNVIASGQFNEDMIPTVGFNMRKITKGNVTIKLWDIGGQPRFRSMWERYCRGVSAIVYMVDAADQEKIEASKNELHNLLDKPQLQGIPVLVLGNKRDLPGALDEKELIEKMNLSAIQDREICCYSISCKEKDNIDITLQWLIQHSKSRRS